A DNA window from Castanea sativa cultivar Marrone di Chiusa Pesio chromosome 7, ASM4071231v1 contains the following coding sequences:
- the LOC142643070 gene encoding protein EARLY-RESPONSIVE TO DEHYDRATION 7, chloroplastic-like, which yields MSASNRNQNPNPLYPEVVLSNPDANSPFSSSSSSSSASTIYPSVETKELAENLFPEDDTVSHTPTLHSSENVLVRVPGVVVHLIEKDQSVELACGELVIVGLNQGNNTVAVLARVGDEIQWPLAKDEAAVKLDESHYFFSLRVPATGSLENDEKAEDFGGKECEMLNYGLTVASKGQEGVLKELDQVLERYSCFSVKEVGDGEVLDGFVAREMAPEELEEEDKRELMVQSSAAYWTTLAPNVEDYSGRVARLIAAGSGQLIRGILWCGDVTVDRLNWGNEFLKKRMGPGSTSEISPETMRRIERVKKLTKMTEKMASGVLSGVVKVSGFFTTSIVNSKVGKKFFSLLPGEIILASLDGFSRVCDAVEVAGRNVMSTTSVVTTGLVSQRYGKQAAQVTSEGLDAAGHVIGTAWAVFKIRKAFNPKSILKPTNLAKAAAETNSSSLKSKYKK from the exons atGTCTGCTTCAAACCgaaaccaaaacccaaatccgCTGTACCCAGAAGTCGTTCTCTCGAACCCAGATGCCAATTCTccattttcatcatcatcatcatcatcttctgcTTCTACTATATACCCTTCTGTTGAAACGAAGGAATTAGCGGAGAATCTTTTTCCTGAAGATGACACTGTTTCACATACCCCAACTTTACATTCTTCTGAGAATGTTCTTGTTAGAGTTCCTGGCGTGGTAGTTCATCTCATAGAGAAAGATCAAAGCGTAGAGCTCGCTTGTGGTGAACTTGTCATAGTTGGTCTTAACCAAGGTAACAACACCGTGGCTGTTCTTGCCCGCGTTGGTGATGAAATTCAATGGCCGTTAGCGAAGGATGAAGCGGCTGTGAAGCTTGATGAGTCTCATTACTTCTTTTCTCTTCGTGTTCCCGCAACTGGGTCGTTGGAAAATGATGAAAAGGCCGAAGATTTTGGTGGGAAAGAGTGTGAGATGTTGAATTATGGGTTGACGGTTGCGTCTAAAGGACAAGAGGGTGTTTTGAAGGAATTGGATCAGGTTTTGGAGAGGTATAGTTGTTTTTCTGTGAAGGAAGTTGGGGATGGTGAGGTGTTGGATGGTTTCGTGGCCAGAGAGATGGCTCCGGAGGAGTTGGAGGAGGAGGACAAGAGGGAATTGATGGTGCAGAGCTCGGCAGCGTATTGGACTACATTGGCGCCCAATGTGGAGGACTATAGTGGTAGGGTGGCGAGGTTGATTGCAGCGGGGTCAGGGCAATTGATCAGGGGGATTTTGTGGTGTGGGGATGTGACAGTGGATAGGTTGAATTGGGGGAATGAGTTCTTGAAGAAGAGGATGGGGCCAGGGTCTACTTCAGAGATTAGTCCGGAAACAATGAGGAGGATCGAAAG GGTTAAAAAGTTGACAAAGATGACGGAGAAGATGGCTTCTGGAGTCCTTTCTGGGGTTGTCAAAGTCTCAGGATTCTTCACAACCTCAATAGTGAACTCTAAAGTGGGCAAGAAATTTTTTAGCCTCCTCCCTGGAGAGATTATCCTTGCTTCCTTGGATGGATTTA GCAGGGTCTGTGATGCTGTTGAAGTTGCTGGAAGGAATGTTATGTCAACCACTTCAGTTGTGACTACTGGGCTTGTTTCACAGAG GTATGGAAAACAAGCAGCACAGGTGACAAGTGAGGGGCTTGATGCTGCAGGACATGTTATTGGTACTGCTTGGGCTGTGTTCAAGATCAGAAAGGCTTTTAACCCAAAGAGCATTCTCAAACCCACAAATCTAGCTAAAGCTGCTGCTGAAACAAATTCTTCTTCACTGAAGTCTAAATATAAGAAGTAA
- the LOC142643072 gene encoding amino acid permease 3-like, which produces MLARSRTLPSRIHHGAVEERHDVRHYLQVEVQPKTQAETEAINPLSNYSKCFDDDGRLKRTGTFWTATAHIITAVIGSGVLSLAWAIAQLGWVAGPAVLILFALVNIYTSNLLAHCYRAGDPVTGQRNYTYMDAVKANLGGRKVMLCGLIQYLNLFGIAIGYTIAASVSMMAIKRSNCFHKSGGKDPCHMSSNGYMITFGIMEVLFSQIPDFDQVWWLSIVAAIMSFTYSSVGLGLGLGKVAESGKFKGSLMGISIGTLTKAGTTVTATEKMWRSLQALGAIAFAYSFSIILIEIQDTIRSPPAEHKTMKKATLFSISVTTVFYLLCGCMGYASFGDLAPGNLLTGFGFYNPYWLLDIANVAIVVHLVGAYQVFCQPLFAFIEKWSAKKWPKSDFVTAEYDIPIPFFGIYQLNLFRLVWRTIFVIMTTLISMLLPFFNDVVGILGAFGFWPLTVFFPIEMYISQKKIAPWTSRWVGLQIISVTCLFISIAAAVGSFAGVFLDLKTYKPFKTSY; this is translated from the exons ATGTTGGCAAGAAGTCGTACTCTTCCATCCAGAATACACCATGGCGCT GTAGAAGAGAGGCATGACGTTAGGCACTACTTGCAAGTAGAAGTTCAACCAAAAACTCAGGCTGAGACTGAAGCCATAAACCCTCTGTCCAACTATTCCAAGTGCTTTGATGATGATGGCCGTTTGAAGAGAACAG GGACTTTTTGGACTGCAACTGCACATATTATTACTGCAGTTATTGGGTCAGGAGTCCTCTCACTGGCATGGGCCATAGCTCAGCTTGGTTGGGTTGCAGGACCTGCTGTCCTGATCCTATTTGCCCTTGTCAACATCTATACTTCGAACCTCCTAGCACACTGTTATAGGGCCGGTGACCCTGTTACTGGACAGAGAAACTACACCTACATGGATGCAGTCAAGGCTAACTTAG GGGGAAGAAAGGTCATGTTATGTGGGTTGATTCAGTACCTGAATCTGTTTGGCATTGCAATTGGATATACAATTGCAGCATCAGTCAGTATGAT GGCAATAAAGAGATCAAACTGTTTTCATAAGAGTGGTGGGAAAGATCCGTGTCACATGTCAAGCAATGGGTACATGATAACATTTGGAATCATGGAGGTGTTGTTTTCTCAGATTCCTGACTTTGATCAAGTATGGTGGCTCTCTATAGTTGCAGCAATTATGTCATTCACATATTCAAGCGTTGGTCTTGGTCTTGGCTTAGGCAAAGTTGCAG AAAGTGGGAAATTCAAAGGAAGCCTAATGGGTATTAGCATAGGGACATTAACAAAAGCAGGAACAACAGTCACTGCTACTGAAAAGATGTGGAGGAGTTTGCAAGCTCTTGGAGCTATTGCCTTCGCATATTCTTTTTCAATCATTCTCATTGAAATTCAG GATACAATAAGATCACCTCCTGCAGAGCACAAGACCATGAAGAAGGCTACTTTATTTAGCATCAGTGTAACTACAGTGTTCTATTTACTGTGTGGGTGCATGGGATATGCATCCTTTGGTGACCTTGCCCCTGGAAATCTTTTAACTGGCTTTGGATTCTACAACCCCTACTGGCTATTGGACATTGCCAATGTAGCAATTGTCGTTCACCTTGTTGGTGCATATCAG GTCTTTTGCCAGCCTTTATTTGCATTTATAGAAAAATGGAGTGCAAAGAAGTGGCCAAAGAGTGACTTTGTAACAGCAGAATATGACATACCAATCCCCTTCTTTGGTATTTACCAGCTTAACTTGTTCCGTCTAGTATGGAGGACAATCTTTGTTATTATGACAACCCTCATATCCATGCTCTTGCCTTTCTTCAATGATGTTGTTGGAATACTTGGAGCCTTTGGATTCTGGCCACTAACAGTTTTCTTCCCAATTGAGATGTACATTTCTCAAAAGAAGATTGCACCCTGGACAAGCAGGTGGGTTGGGCTGCAGATAATCAGTGTTACATGTCTCTTCATTTCTATAGCTGCTGCTGTTGGCTCCTTTGCCGGAGTTTTTCTGGATCTCAAGACTTACAAGCCATTCAAAACTAGTTACTAA